The Panicum hallii strain FIL2 chromosome 9, PHallii_v3.1, whole genome shotgun sequence genome has a window encoding:
- the LOC112874632 gene encoding mediator of RNA polymerase II transcription subunit 12 isoform X1 — translation MQRYTGAAGNTAGFSGAAPGARDTARLDGSPFSSSNYPVSSRRQQQLAPYKLKCDKEPLNNKLGPPDFYPQTPNCPEETLTKEYAQAGYKETVEGIEEAREIVLSQIPHFCKPDVVVKCKEALKKRLRAINESRAQKRKAGQVYGVPLSGSLLIKSGVYPEQRPCNEDTRRKWAEALAQPNKRLRSLSEHVPHGYRRKSLFEVLTRYNVPLLRATWFVKVTYLNQLQARPTPNSISAGASDNQRSNQWTKDVVEYLQQILDELCLKEGTVVPPSFREQSSPGLSGTNQIKVKTEASPAGGDGEEPLVHYKWRYMVRLIQWHLTEELLVPSVLIEWLSNQLQERDSVDVLELLLPIVLGLVDTITLSQTYVRMFVELLIRRLNDASVVDSPKRPSVSSVIAELLRYMVLAVPDTFVSLDCFPLPSFVVPDVYGRGALLKITGGGGIASSKRRDAYRYLSCGYAVCSIQKRASDLATVANPNLQVRGAAKVVQALDKALVTGNLSMAYSSLFNDLSDALMEERWIKEVSPCLQSSLMWIGTVELSLICSIFFLCEWATCDYRDCRASPCQNVKFTGRRDLSQIHVAVSILKNKMDELNNLSRSKSSNRITTNNNVKGSSLNDGFLVSAAVNDSSGVRSNAKNVDEKKDTNDIFESPGPLHDIIVCWLDQHEVSSVAGFTRVDVLIVELIRNGIFYPQAYVRQLIISGITDKNDTMLDVERKRRHHRTLKQLPGSSLFDILEETRTAEEQQLYEMMSTYSSERRLVLSELSCGPSFYASSRGEHTSSSGIRKQNDHTVASGGDKHGRVPEQVEDVKALVSSLLSFTYPHPVESEPCQIKTSFQESSTSTLSQVEIGEAKNGCEDCMRSKGQKLDDGATPFQGFPLIQSDEEDIWWVRKGTKLHESFNVEPAQKSVKQTSRGRAKVVRKTQSLAQLAAARIEGSQGASTSHVCESKMSCPHHKPNNDGDNAKDFDHTRTTNLTEVGKSLKRLRLIERRSVSLWLLKSIRQLVEGNEMTASKTTNSISTLSLQPDDKSVSKWRLGDEELLSVLYVLDTCCDLVSGARFLVWLLAKIRGGLGPSGQPGRSSMHLRNREHQVCQVSEALVFSSLLRYENILLATDILPDFLSASVNRNSVSATARHPGSAAFAYVRYFLKKYRDVASVARWEKNFRTTCDQRLLAELDNGRSIDGDLVSSSGISAGDEIDEQVRQKLNGRSSRLLQNMKEIVQRQADEVQRSLKEKKVLAAPKSPPSFEKEDSYQISHDIVLGLVECIRQNGGANPDGDLSIVASAVSAVVVNAGHVIAKHLDFAGGNYQGVNSVSNSLNFVRHTLRIHINSLCLLKESLGDRFSRVFEIALAVEASAAVTAAFAPAKIHRNQFQPSPETHDAYGNNTSDLGNSGKGFVGRTAKVAAAVSALVVGAIVHGAVSLERMVAALKVKDGLDILQLLRGLKTSTNGVSRPTGTFRMENSTEVSAHWFRILLGNCRTVYDGLIADILGESYILALSRLQQTLPLSVIFPPAYSMFAMVLWRRYIFSREDPQLYQSLSNAINDITRHQPFREICFRNTHQLYNLLASDVGDSEFAAMLESHTPDRNSKILPFIPLRARLFLDALIDCNTPTTTQGDGASEPCDPKDNELKLSERLMQLLDTLQPAKFHWQWVEMRLLLDEQALMEKVAAGKTALESLRSLSPNAEGFALSDSEKGFTEVILSRLIARPDAAPLYSEVVHLLGKLQESLVMDVKWILQGQDAILGRRSTRQQLVHIAQRKGLSTKAQVWKPWGWSSLLSDVIANKTAKRKLEVTSIEEGEVVDDTVDAKRPSKTSSHSVDRSVEGIRSINKYLTEKALAELVLPCIDRSSADIRGILSGDLIKQMGAISEHIKAISRNGAKQAGSVPSGNEMPSSKSSGRKGIRGGSPNIGRRTPVGNDPSPPSASALRAALWLRLQFIIRLLPVIMADRSMRHTLASAILGLLATRMIYEDADLPLPPTNATALRREVDSLLEPPLDVLLDRPGESLFERLLCVLHALLGSCKPSWLKSRSASKSTIRTQRDFSAFDNEAAEGLQSALDHMELPETIRRRIQAAMPILPPSRHPSIQCQPPQLSLAALTPLQSCTSSAGPQQKSSCVSWVPTNVSSRSKAVLPSHDPEMEVDPWALLEDGTSCPSTSSGSNGTSGVTGDHANLKACSWLKGTVRVRRTELTYIGSLDDDS, via the exons ATGCAAAGGTACACGGGCGCCGCCGGCAATACTGCTGGCTTTAGCGGCGCCGCGCCCGGTGCCAGGGATACTGCAAGGTTGGACGGCTCACCCTTCTCCTCCTCCAACTACCCCGTCAGCTCAAG GCGGCAACAACAGCTAGCTCCGTACAAGCTGAAGTGTGACAAAGAGCCACTTAATAACAA GCTTGGGCCACCTGACTTCTATCCACAGACGCCAAACTGTCCTGAAGAAACATTAACCAAAGAGTATGCACAAGCTGGGTATAAGGAGACTGTTGAAGGAATTGAG GAAGCTAGAGAGATTGTACTCAGCCAGATCCCGCACTTTTGCAAGCCAGATGTCGTCGTAAAATGCAAGGAG GCACTAAAGAAGAGGTTAAGGGCTATCAACGAATCTCGTGCTCAAAAGAGAAAG GCTGGCCAAGTTTATGGAGTTCCTCTTTCTGGATCTCTATTGATCAAGTCTGGAGTTTACCCGGAGCAAAGGCCATGTAACGAGGACACACGCAGAAAATGGGCTGAG GCTCTTGCTCAGCCAAACAAGCGGCTGCGTTCACTATCTGAGCATGTTCCTCATGGTTATCGTAGGAAATCACTTTTTGAAGTTCTCACTCGATATAATGTCCCATTGTTAAGGGCAACATGGTTTGTGAAAGTCACATACCTCAATCAG CTACAGGCCCGTCCAACACCAAACAGTATTTCAGCTGGTGCTTCTGATAATCAGCGATCTAATCAGTGGACAAAGGATGTTGTTGAATATTTACAACAGATTTTGGACGAACTTTGTTTGAAAGAGGGCACTGTTGTACCTCCATCTTTTAGAGAGCAGTCATCACCGGGACTTTCTGGAACCAATCAAATAAAAGTGAAAACTGAAGCATCCCCAGCTGGTGGAGATGGTGAAGAACCCTTGGTGCACTACAAATGGCGGTATATGGTTCGTCTCATCCAATGGCATCTCACAGAAGAATTGCTTGTTCCCTCGGTACTTATCGAATGGTTATCTAACCAACTTCAG GAGAGAGATTCAGTTGATGTTTTAGAGCTTCTTTTGCCTATTGTACTTGGTCTGGTTGACACCATTACTCTCTCACAAACATATGTGCGCATGTTCGTGGAGCTACTAATTAGACGTCTCAATGACGCTTCTGTTGTGGACAGTCCAAAAAGGCCATCAGTTTCTTCTGTTATAGCAGAGTTATTGCGATACATGGTACTAGCAGTGCCAGATACATTTGTTTCTCTGGATTGCTTTCCGCTTCCGTCATTTGTGGTTCCTGATGTATATGGTAGAGGTGCTCTGTTGAAGATAACTGGTGGTGGTGGAATTGCTAGTTCTAAGAGGCGAGATGCTTATCGCTACTTGTCTTGTGGTTATGCTGTTTGTTCAATCCAGAAACGTGCATCTGATCTTGCAACTGTGGCCAACCCTAACCTTCAAGTGCGTGGTGCAGCCAAAGTGGTACAGGCTTTGGACAAAGCTCTTGTCACAGGAAATTTGTCAATGGCATACTCTTCACTCTTTAATGATTTATCTGATGCGTTAATGGAAGAGAGATGGATTAAAGAAGTCAGCCCCTGTTTGCAGTCTTCTCTGATGTGGATTGGGACTGTTGAGCTATCCCTAATCTGTTCCATATTTTTCCTTTGTGAATGGGCGACATGTGACTACCGTGATTGCCGTGCATCTCCCTGTCAGAATGTAAAATTTACAGGAAGAAGGGATTTGTCTCAGATACATGTGGCAGTGTCTATCTTGAAGAATAAAATGGACGAGTTGAATAACTTATCTCGTTCTAAGAGTAGCAATCGCATTACCACGAATAATAATGTCAAAGGTTCTTCATTGAATGATGGTTTTTTGGTATCAGCTGCTGTCAATGATTCTTCTGGAGTAAGAAGTAATGCAAAAAATGTGGATGAGAAGAAGGATACGAACGATATCTTTGAAAGCCCTGGTCCACTGCATGATATTATCGTATGTTGGTTGGATCAGCATGAGGTTAGCAGTGTTGCAGGTTTTACACGGGTGGATGTTCTCATTGTAGAACTTATCCGCAATGGTATATTTTATCCTCAGGCTTATGTCAGGCAGCTAATTATTAGTGGAATTACTGACAAGAATGACACAATGTTGGATGTTGAAAGAAAAAGGAGGCATCACAGAACTTTAAAGCAGCTTCCAGGATCTTCTTTATTTGATATTCTTGAGGAAACTAGAACTGCTGAAGAGCAACAATTATATGAGATGATGTCAACATACTCTAGCGAGCGCCGCCTTGTTCTTTCGGAACTTTCATGTGGTCCCTCATTTTATGCAAGTAGCAGAGGTGAGCATACTTCAAGTTCCGGCATTCGGAAGCAGAATGATCATACAGTTGCATCAGGAGGTGATAAGCATGGAAGGGTGCCAGAACAAGTTGAAGATGTAAAAGCCCTAGTGTCAAGTCTGTTGAGTTTTACATATCCTCACCCAGTGGAATCAGAACCATGCCAAATCAAAACAAGCTTTCAAGAATCATCAACTTCAACCCTCTCGCAAGTTGAAATTGGAGAAGCAAAAAATGGATGCGAGGATTGTATGAGGTCCAAGGGGCAGAAATTGGATGATGGTGCCACTCCATTCCAAGGGTTTCCATTGATTCAGTCAGATGAGGAAGATATTTGGTGGGTTAGGAAAGGAACAAAGTTACATGAATCTTTCAATGTTGAACCTGCACAGAAGTCTGTTAAGCAAACTTCTAGGGGTAGGGCAAAAGTGGTTCGTAAAACACAAAGTCTTGCACAGCTTGCAGCTGCTAGAATCGAAGGTAGCCAGGGGGCGTCTACTAGTCATGTTTGTGAAAGCAAGATGAGCTGTCCCCACCATAAACCTAATAATGATGGTGACAATGCCAAAGATTTTGATCACACGAGGACGACAAATCTGACTGAAGTTGGAAAGTCACTAAAAAGACTTAGATTGATCGAAAGGCGATCTGTTTCTTTGTGGTTACTGAAATCAATAAGACAACTTGTTGAAGGAAATGAAATGACAGCTTCTAAAACTACCAATTCCATAAGCACCCTTTCCTTACAGCCTGATGATAAATCTGTATCCAAATGGAGGCTAGGTGATGAAGAATTGCTGTCAGTTCTCTATGTACTGGATACATGCTGTGATTTAGTCTCTGGTGCTAGGTTCCTTGTATGGTTGCTAGCAAAAATTCGTGGTGGATTGGGCCCCTCAGGCCAACCTGGGAGGAGTTCTATGCATTTGAGGAACAGAGAACACCAAGTTTGTCAGGTCAGCGAGGCACTTGTGTTCTCATCTCTACTTAG GTATGAGAACATACTTCTTGCGACTGATATCTTGCCTGATTTTCTAAGTGCTTCAGTGAACAGAAATTCTGTGTCAGCAACTGCCAGGCATCCTGGTTCAGCAGCTTTTGCTTATGTCCGATACTTTTTGAAGAAATACAGAGACGTGGCTAGCGTGGCTAGGTGGGAGAAAAACTTTCGGACCACATGTGACCAGCGACTGTTAGCTGAGCTTGATAATGGGAGGTCAATTGATGGCGATTTGGTTTCATCTTCGGGGATTTCAGCAGGTGACGAGATTGATGAGCAGGTGCGCCAAAAATTGAATGGACGGAGTTCAAGACTTTTGCAGAATATGAAGGAGATAGTGCAGCGGCAAGCTGATGAGGTTCAACGCAGTTTAAAGGAAAAGAAAGTTCTTGCTGCACCCAAGAGTCCACCCTCTTTTGAGAAAGAGGATAGTTATCAGATTTCGCATGACATTGTTTTGGGTTTAGTAGAATGTATCAGGCAAAATGGGGGTGCAAATCCAGATGGAGACCTTTCAATAGTTGCTTCTGCTGTTTCTGCAGTTGTTGTGAATGCTGGGCATGTGATAGCGAAGCATTTGGATTTTGCAGGAGGCAATTATCAAGGTGTTAATTCCGTGAGTAATTCGCTAAATTTTGTTCGACACACTTTGCGTATCCACATAAATTCTCTTTGCTTACTGAAAGAATCTCTTGGGGATCGCTTCAGTCGTGTATTTGAAATAGCTCTGGCAGTTGAAGCTTCTGCAGCTGTTACAGCAGCTTTTGCTCCTGCAAAGATACACCGCAATCAGTTTCAACCTTCTCCTGAGACCCATGATGCATATGGAAATAATACAAGTGACCTCGGCAACTCAGGGAAAGGTTTTGTTGGGAGGACTGCAAAAGTAGCTGCTGCTGTTTCTGCGCTTGTTGTGGGGGCTATTGTTCATGGAGCTGTTAGCCTTGAGCGGATGGTTGCTGCTTTAAAAGTAAAAGATGGTTTGGACATTCTGCAACTCCTAAGAGGTTTGAAAACAAGTACAAACGGTGTATCCCGTCCTACTGGAACTTTCAGGATGGAGAATTCCACAGAAGTTTCGGCACATTGGTTTAGGATTCTATTGGGGAACTGCAGAACTGTCTATGATGGGCTTATTGCTGATATTCTTGGTGAATCATACATTCTTGCACTCTCAAGGTTGCAGCAGACTCTTCCGTTGAGTGTGATCTTTCCTCCAGCCTACTCAATGTTTGCAATGGTTCTTTGGAGACGATATATTTTTAGCCGTGAAGATCCACAGCTTTATCAGTCTCTATCAAACGCAATAAATGATATTACCAGACATCAGCCTTTTCGGGAGATCTGCTTCCGTAATACACATCAGCTGTATAATCTTCTGGCTTCTGATGTTGGTGATTCGGAGTTTGCAGCAATGCTTGAAAGTCATACCCCTGACAGGAATTCAAAAATATTGCCGTTTATACCTCTCCGCGCCCGGCTTTTTCTGGATGCTCTCATTGATTGCAACACACCAACAACTACTCAGGGGGATGGTGCTTCAGAACCTTGTGACCCCAAAGATAATGAGTTAAAGCTCTCAGAGAGGCTTATGCAACTACTTGATACTCTTCAGCCTGCAAAGTTCCATTGGCAATGGGTTGAAATGAGGCTTCTTTTAGATGAACAGGCTCTTATGGAAAAAGTTGCAGCAGGCAAGACAGCACTTGAATCACTTCGGTCATTGTCCCCTAACGCTGAGGGTTTTGCCCTCTCTGATAGTGAGAAAGGGTTTACTGAAGTCATTCTATCAAGGCTAATTGCTAGACCTGATGCTGCTCCTCTCTACTCAGAAGTTGTCCACCTTCTTGGAAAACTTCAGGAGTCACTTGTCATGGATGTAAAATGGATCTTACAAGGGCAAGACGCTATTCTTGGGCGCAGGTCAACAAGACAGCAGCTTGTTCATATAGCCCAACGAAAAGGGCTTTCAACAAAGGCACAAGTTTGGAAACCATGGGGTTGGTCCAGCTTGCTTAGTGATGTCATTGCTAATAAAACTGCAAAAAGGAAGTTGGAAGTCACATCAATTGAGGAAGGAGAAGTTGTGGATGACACTGTTGATGCTAAAAGGCCTAGCAAGACTTCCTCCCATAGTGTGGATAGAAGCGTTGAAGGGATTAGATCTATAAATAAATATTTAACTGAGAAAGCCCTTGCTGAGTTAGTATTGCCATGCATCGACAGAAGTTCTGCTGATATCCGTGGTATACTTTCTGGTGATTTGATCAAACAGATGGGAGCTATTAGTGAGCATATCAAAGCAATATCACGAAATGGTGCTAAACAAGCTGGTTCAGTTCCTTCAGGAAATGAGATGCCATCAAGCAAGTCCAGTGGTCGTAAAGGAATTCGAGGTGGAAGTCCAAATATTGGCAGAAGAACTCCGGTTGGTAATGATCCAAGTCCCCCTTCAGCATCCGCTCTGCGGGCGGCGTTGTGGTTACGCCTCCAATTCATCATTAGGTTGCTTCCAGTAATCATGGCAGACAG GAGCATGAGACATACACTTGCTTCTGCAATTCTGGGCCTGCTTGCAACACGCATGATTTATGAAGATGCAGATTTGCCCCTTCCTCCTACCAATGCAACTGCTTTAAGGCGGGAGGTGGATTCCTTGCTGGAGCCTCCCCTGGATGTCCTGCTTGATCGCCCTGGTGAAAGTCTTTTTGAGAGGCTGTTATGTGTTCTCCATGCACTGCTTGGCAGCTGCAAACCAAGTTGGCTGAAGTCAAGGTCAGCCTCTAAGTCAACTATTCGAACTCAGCGAGATTTCTCCGCGTTTGATAATGAAGCCGCTGAGGGCTTGCAG TCTGCATTGGATCACATGGAGTTGCCTGAAACAATCAGGCGGAGGATCCAAGCGGCAATGCCTATTCTGCCACCATCTCGGCACCCTTCTATACAATGCCAACCTCCTCAGTTGTCGTTGGCTGCATTAACACCACTCCAGAGCTGTACATCAAGTGCAGGTCCTCAACAGAAAAGTAGTTGTGTGAGTTGGGTGCCTACCAATGTCTCGAGCAGAAGCAAGGCGGTATTGCCTTCTCATGATCCTGAGATGGAGGTAGATCCATGGGCTTTGCTCGAAGATGGCACAAGCTGTCCCTCCACGTCATCTGGAAGCAATGGTACGAGTGGCGTGACGGGTGACCATGCTAATCTGAAAGCGTGCAGCTGGCTCAAGGGTACTGTGAGGGTGAGGAGGACAGAACTGACCTACATTGGGTCTCTAGATGATGACAGCTGA